ATATGAGAAGTTCGGGTTGACAAAAGAAAATGGAGACAAGGGTaaatttgaaacttttgatatttttttatGATAAAACCTAACGTGCTTTAACAAATGCAGCAAAAATAACGTTCAGGTATAAAGTACTATACATAaaagagataatttcaaaaatctctcctgaggtttctaacaatttcactggcTTCCCTTGAGgtttataaaattacacttaccttctTTGGTAGAATTATGGGCCTAATTACTTATATCATATGAAGAGAAATTACTCATATACCCTAAGACATTATGTCTTATAGAAGCTAATATCTAATGATTGAGTAATTAGAGCATTAATTAACtattaataactaattaatgaaaataattattgaGAATTTCTTTAATGATGAACAGTGACTTGCAATTATAAAATAAGACCAATTGATATACCAAATAACGCTTTTTTATGATTGATAGAATTTGATAATGATTAGAAACCAATCGTACACAATGTGACAAGAAGAgcattagtaaaaaaaaatacttggtAAAAGAAGATTATTCGTgagaaaattttctttgaaacttttaaaattgtaatagttGTAAAGTAGTTTCGTGGAAGTAAaggagaaagaagggaaaaaaaaggcaaaattcaaaaattcattctgttcaaaatcacaaaaatcatAGCAAACTTAATGTTAAGAGCGATGACTAGCCTATTTTACTGAATCTTGTGATCACTAGtgtagttttattatttatttgtgTTGTTCAATGTATTGAATGTAAATTTTTTTGAGCAGTGAAATGTGTAtgcaaaagaattaaaacatgatatttatgtagaagaaataacaatataataaaaaataaaacagagAATGAGATAGGATGTGAGACAGAAGATCTGTTGCGTAAATAACCACTCTTACCCCTAAgacaggaaaaagaaagaagtcgCATATCTAAAGGGTCGGCCATAACTCAAAAGTAACATCCCCGCTTTTGATACCTCCCTTCGGTACTGGTTTTCCATTATATTTAGTAATACTCATCATTTGCGAAAGCAATCCTTTATTTACAGAGAAGTGTTTGGCAGAGATTGATAAGTCATCATGGGATCCTCCAAGATAAGCTTGAAACTTTTGATCGACACCAATAACAACAAACTTCTGTTCGCCGAAGCCGGGAAAAACTTCGtagatttccttcttcatatccTCTCCTTGCCATTGGGTACTGCTACAAGGCTTCTCCGCGAGCAAGAGACCATTGGTTCCCTGGAAAATCTGTACCATAGCATCGAAAATCTTGATGAAGCCTACATCCAGCCAAACCAAAACAAAGACATCTTGCTACGTCCAAAACCACCTGCCGGCGCTCTGGTCACTCTCTGGGCGCTCGAGGATTCGCCGAAACCGGAGACAGCACAGGGCAAAGCATTTTATAGGTGCGGCAATTCTAGTTATAGTTGTACCAGGCATGTGACCGATGACCCTCGAGCTGTTTGCCCCAATTGCGGGTCCACCATGGATTCGGGCGTGAACTATGTCGTTCCCCCACAAACTTCGGACAGTAAAGAAGGCGGATTTGTGAAGGGGGCGACGACTTACATGATCACGGACGACTTGGAGGTGAAGCCCATGTCTGCCATTTCCAGCATTGCTCTGCTTAACGAGCTTAATGTCAAGAATCTAAGCGCCCTCAAAGAAAAGGAAGTGGATCTTAGCATGAATGAGGTAGGTCGAGAATTTTGTGCAAGTATTTTGGTTGTTACTGCTGCTGATTAATCCATCCTCTCTTTTCTTAAGAATTTCCAGTACTAGCTGATATAACGCAGCTTCATGTACTTGTTCTTCTCTTGGCTTGTCGTTTCATAAGTatacttcttttttctttcaatgtCTTCCCTTTATTTAGCGGACAAAACTTAGACCGTTCATCACCGTGAGTTAATTTCAAGCTTGACTTCATACGTGACAGGCCTTGAAGCTGCTTAAGGAATCTTTGGAGTCTAAGACGGTGCTTACCAGTGTCTTCTTGGATGTCAAATCTGAAATTCCATGAGAACTGTTTAGTGTTTCACTTTTGGATAACAATTTTATGTTGGAATCGGTGACTATTTTGATCCTTTTTTGCTTAATTAAGGTACCAATTCTAAATGATTACTTCCACTGGTATGTAATTCATTTCATCCCAATGCCTCATCAGCATTAGGATGCGATATGTCACAAGAGTTTCTTAATCTCGAAACAACAATCACTAAATTAAGATGCGAGGATAATCAGAAACTATAAACTCATTGACGCTATTAATGCAGTACATGCTGACATGCATTGCAAGATGCATGAATTCGTATACAATTCAACGCTATCACACTAAGTTCAGTATAAACCTTAAACTCACATATACAAAATGCACTTTAATGGGAGCAAGCCAAATCCTCCGGCCGTCTAATTCAGCTCTCGGAATTATCACGTCGCAGTCCTGCATGTTAATCATATAGAGAGCGGCGGCTTTCAGTACCCTACCATGTCCTCGTTACCAACTGCACTATTATTTCTTAAGTTTCACCATACCATGTTAATCATCGCAGTCTCAACATTGAGCTTGAAGCTTTTGGTTGATACCAAAAACAACCGAGTTCTATGCGCTTAAGCTGACAAAAAACACTGGATTTCTGCTTTCATATTCTTTCTCTGACTCTCTGGCTACAGTTATCAGGCTTCTGAGAAAGAAAGGCATGGTTTGTTGCTCGTCTAACCTATATAACAGCATAGAAAATCTTAGTGAAACACAAAGGTGCGTTTCTCAAAAGACAGAGACATCAAAGTTGGAATGGACATTCACTATATAGAGGATGTACACAAGACACAATTCTTAGGTGGAATCGTTATAAATCATGCGTTGACAGTTTGTATTATCCATTACGTGGTTGAAATTTTTATAGCACAGACATCTTCAAAGATACACCAAGCCTATGCTTTgcgatttttcttttcctcaatgCCTGATTGGGAAAACCTCACTCTCAAGATTTGCAGGACATCCTCAACTTTAACTCCCCTCTTTGCCAGCAAAACCATGGCATGGTAGAGCACATCTGCCATCTCTGAGGCAGTCCTTGTCTTCTCCTCATTTTCCTCCAGCGTGCGACATAGTTCATCAGCCTCCTCCCTGCAAAGGAGCTCCAAAGATTAAGACAACTTTTACTGCATGTGGATACTACTCATACTTGCGTTATGAAACACAAAAAACCACAGGGCAAGCAGACGAATGCAAGTACATCTATTCATACAAAAGCCTCTCTACATGAAAAAAAGCCACGAGCTTCATACTAAAGAAAAAAACAGCCGACAAAGTTTAGTGGTCATGATACCGGATTTTTGAACACAGCAAGTTGTCATCAAGCAATAAGCGCTTCGTCCAAGATGGCTTTCCATTTGCGGATCCTCTGTCCTCTTTGCGTTGATTAATGGTTGATTCTAAGGCATATAAAGTTGTCAATGCTAGCTTATTTTCCTCTGCCTACCACAAGAGAGAACACAAATATAACGATGAAGAGATTTAAACACAATTAGTTAGTTTCAGGTTCATTATCATTGACAGAATATTACAGCTGACAAAGCATCAAATAAAAACCTGTGAGCTGATCATGTCATCAATGGACGTAAAATAGCAAGTCTCAGATCCAGTGTGGCAAGTTGGTCCATCAGGCTTCCCAAGGTACATTATCTGAAAAGTAGGTCCTGAATGATGATTTCAATAAAGCAGAGGGCAGTAATCTGGGATACAATTGATCcacactgaaaaaaaaaacaaaaaaacttaCAGAATCACGATCACAATCTAAGAAGATTTCGCTGACATTAATGAAATTCAAGGAAGTCTCTCCCTTTGTCCACAAAGTTGATCGCGACCTGCTATAGAATGTCGCCTTACGTGAAGATATGGTTGTCAGAAGTGCATCTTTATTGGCAAAGCCTTGCATTAAGACAGCTCCTGTATCAACATTTTGAGCTATTGCCACAGCCAACCCTTTGTCATCCCATTTGATGCTATCTAAAAGTAAGTCAAACTATAATACTTGTGAGGCACAAGCAACTTTAACCAAGCAAGTATAAGAGATCACTAGTTCATAGAGGAAAAATGCACTACATTCAAAGTGGAGAACTGGAGAAAGCTTTTTGGGTTAGACATTATCACTCCAGACCTTGCATTCTGTAAATATGTGgagatataaatatataataaatagaAAACAACCCCCTAACATCAAGATCATTTTCAGTATCTTCTGTTCACTCGCCGCAAATGACGAGACAAAGGACAGTTGAAATGGCATCAATTTAAAGGAAGACATTATGATGTTCAGATTAGACATTAACCGCTATCACCTGTGTTTTTTACTATTCTAGACATTCAACGGCCAGTGACATAAGGAAGGTGGCAGGCACCTGCAAATGTCTAGCTGCAACAAGATTACTGATTATAGTCTAGCAACAAAAGAATGCTCCCATTTCCAATCTACATGAAAGACAACAGACAAATCCAAGTTACTGTCACCCCCCAAAAAGCAAGCCATTTATCTATTGGAATATGGGGTTCAGATGTAGCTCGTGCAGTCATATGGATGACTGACGGGCAACGATAAACACCTTTGTTTTCTATTCCAGACAATCAACGGTCCCCACAACCAGGATAGTGGTAGACACCTGCCAATGTCTGGATGTAACCAGAAAATTTCATTGTCAAGAACTACAAATGTATCATCTCATTCCCTAACCAGTTAAAATGACATCAGAAGTTTGCTCTAAAACACAAGCACCCGCTAAAAGGGAAATTGATTGATCTACTAGAATATGGGGTTCAGATGTAGCTTGTGCAGTCATTGAGGTTGACTAACAGGCAACGATGAACTCCTACCATTATTTCCTGTTCCAGACAATCAACGGTCCCCACAACCAGGAAGTGGTAGACACCTGCCATGTCTGGTGAAGGTGTATGTTAAAAATAAAGGGGGGAACAAAATCTCGAGACTTAATAATGTACCAAGCAATCCAAACTAACTGATTTAATCATGCAATTGGTAAGCAGCTGCCCATATATCGATTGTCAAATGTCAACAGACAAATCACCCAGCTCCCCTCTTTTCTGAAGAAATACAATCTAGGTAGGGTCCAGAAGCTCGAAAGAAATCAAGTTAACAAACTCAAAATCACCATTTGGAAAGTTCATCCTCTGAATATAGTATATGCTCGTAAAATAACTTCAGTTTGAGCAGATGACATAGTTGGCGGTCACCAGAAGCTTGAGAGAAATTAATCAACAAAGGGCAGATCAGCATTTAGCAAGCTCATATGTTATACATAGTTACATActagttaaaaaaaaactttcgtTATATATCCAAGGAAAAAGGGTTCTGATTTAGAAGAAATCTCCGACGAAAAAACATAGTTTAACAATGCAGCAGCAATAATAAGCAGATATTAGTCGAAAAAAGTGAGAAGGGCATACAGAATCATTGCAGCATAGCAGCAAAGGATGCAACGACGACAATGAAGAATTCTGAGAATCTTTTAAAATAGTCGAAAAAAATACCTTAGGTCCACTGAGTGAAGCTTGATCCAATTTTTTCATGCAAGCAAGAACAGGGTAGCAGGATCTGCTCTTGAGCCTCCCACCATAACAATAACCACCAAAACCAGGGTTGCATCTAAAGGAAATCTTTTGGGTctgaaaactactaaaacatgaatAAGAGAATGCCATCACAGGCCCATCTAAATAAGCAGCTATACCAGCCAAGGAGAATAAACAGCAACAATTTCCTGCTACTGAAACACGAATTCCAGATCgaaatcacaaaattattcaaatacTATTGAAATACAAGGTAACAAGATTCAGTTTCATCGCAACTTTAACCTTTGTCTGTTGTCCGCCAGCAGCAGCAGAAATGAGGAAAGTGATGCGagtgaggaggaggaggaggaggagaggagTGGCGGCGAATTGAAGAATTTAGATAGGTTGTGCCACTTTTTATAACGGGTTATTGTACTTCGCATCCAGCCCTCATGTTTTACAATAgcgaaatttgccaaattggtcccaatattttcaaaaaaaaaacttttttagttCCTTACATATAAAACAAGTTAGAATAGTTCCTAACATAAAAATTATGAATCAATATAGTCTTAATGCTCGTATTTGTTTATATCTCCGGCTAAAAATAGCACATCTCTCTTACATGAGTATAATTTtaaggataaaataaaaaaacacacTTCGTTTCCGATTGAGTTTTGCATCTTTCCTTCATATttccccaattaaaccctaatTACCTCACATCAAAACCAAATTTGAAAAGGGAAAACGCAGCTGCAACTAGATGTCTGTGCAATTAAGGAATAATAGCAACAAAATGCGAATAAGAAGCTAACCTATTGAAGAGTACGATAGATCCAAACAACGGGCGATGTCTTTGTGGAAAGGAACCCCTGATTGTGACTTCTTTGAAAATCTGTAAATCTAGGGAAAAGATTCTATGACTGTCCAAATTATGGAGTAAGCTTTCTAAACATTTTAATATTCATCCGGAGGAGCGAAGTGTGTTTTTCGATTTGTTCTTGGAATTATGCCCACGTGAGAGAGGTGTGCTATTTGTAACTCGAAAAATGAGCAAATACGAGTATTAGGACCAAATTGATTCATAATTTTTATATTAGGAACTATTCTGATTGATTTTAAACATTAGGGACTTAAAAAGCTTATTGtgaaaatgttagggaccaatttgacaaatttccTTTACAATAATTCCAATTTTCCGCCCTTAGTTTCTCAATATTGGCCAATGGTATTCTGTTCCGTTGAAAGCAATGGTTGATTATCTGACTGAATTGAGAAGTCACGACTTATGAGGCGActaaacttgaaaaaaaaataaagaaaagaatatTCAGATTCTTGGTAATActaaaatagcaaatgaaattttGCTATAAATTTACCCCTTAACGTCATCTTTTAATCACTTCACTCCCATAAATAATTCAACTCaatatgttaagaaattttggacaaaaatactcCTTTATTCTATAACATTCTcacattgttattatcactttatcccttgaaattatagtgatacaattggtttaatttttaacattattttctaggcattttatcttatcattaatctaactagtatgatcaaaaaattttaaatatatttaccttttttaatatataattaaaaatgaaaaagttgGAATGAATATGATAAAGTTGGATAACTCTTTTACAGTTACTAtctggaaaaagaaaattctaatTCTAAATCGTTGTTACCCAGTGGCCTTTTTGCATGTAACCCCTTTTTCTGGCCTTTTATCAGGTACATATTACAACAGACCTGTTCTATAAGACTCAAATACTAATTAATGGTTGTTAGAAGTTAGAAACgctccttcaaaaaaaaaaaaaaaaaaaaggaagaagttaGAAACGCCAAAACAGATTAAATTTTTCGTTCTTTAAAAGCTTTCGATTAAATTTTTCGTTCTCCGGCCACTAAATAACTTTGCGAAGAGTTTCCACTGGACAATGAGCCGCAGAAACAATTTATAACTCCTCACTTGTTCAAGGGCGAGGCAGAATCTTCTTGAAAAGACGATAATGGCAAATACCTACTCCCATCATCAGACCTTTCACGGATAAGAAATCGAATTTGCATCTGGAATCATAATGACTGAAACCCGCCCAAGCTTCGAATCGAGTTAGTTAAACTACGTCGATGACTCGATAAGCAATGCAAGATTACCAACATGCATCTGACAAGTGCCCTCCAGTCTTGAATAAGCAATGCACCATGTGCATAAACTACTTTCCAGATCCCACTTTAGATTGTTAGGACGTATATATGGAAAGATGGCTACTTTAGAAGAACAAACAGCATCAATTGCGTTTCTTCATCAAGTACTCGCAGCATTTTAGTCAAGCATTCCGGTTTTCAGAACAACTACGAAAACCTGAAACAAAGCTgctgctttctttctttcttttgtcacCAAACACTATTCAATACGCATTAAAGAGATGGTTAGACATAGGCCATTTCCAATTACATAATGGACATTTGGGATAGGTAATCATTAAATCCTATAGACTGGAGAGAAGAATACAAAGTCTCTAAGAAGCTTTTGCTGCTGACTTTCGGTTAGCAAAAGCCAAAAGGTGATGTACAGAGGTCAGCTGCAGAAGGAAAATCTATTCTAGCTATCTTCCCTTTAGAGGATTCTAAAATCAGTTTCTGAGTTAAATCAATATACAAGGTTGTGTCAGCAAGAAAATGCCTAGAGTTTATCAGGTGTCAAGCTCTGTACAACCAGGTGAACCACCTCAGCATTTACACTGCAGCATCCTGCAAAAGTAGAtgaaaataactcaaacaagcTCAACCTAAATTCAAACAAACTACAGAATAAACTGTGAGCGTGGAACACCATTATCAAAGACACGGACGCGTCAGAAAAATAGAACCACCCTCAAACTACCAAAGCTGGCATATGGCCACATTccaagtcattttacaaaaattATCAGAGCTGGGCATATTGCCATTAAGAGGAAACTTCCAGGTTTTGCTTTGATGTTTCAAATCAAACGTCAACTACCAGGTCAAGTTAGTAATCCAGGAAATCACCCTcaagggaaagaaaaagcaaaacaaGCCCAATATTAGATCATGAAACGAAGACATTATACGATTACAAAACCTTCTGTGATATATATCTGGAGgcaaaaaataataacttttcCCAGAAGGTGCAAAAGCAACATGTCAAACGTCTACaactttttcgttttttttttgttgttgttgtgggGGGGGGTTGTAGAATAAACTTCAACAACACCTTGATTAAAGAAAAAGGTTTGCAGTACCTATGTCAGATTAGGAGCATTgttctttgtattttctaaatttcaaatATAGTAACTCTCAGCTGGATTTATAGTATCATTCAGGATTTCTTTCCACATAATAAAAAAGTGATGTGTGATATTCATTGCCAGAAAGTCCATTTCACCATTGAAAGTCAATTCTATAAAATAAGTGGGGCTAATGTAGTATCtccttttcaaaactggaaaCCCTTCTAAttctatgaaaataaaataaaacaaacgtGCAATCAAGGACATTGCTTGATCCCTACTATACCAGACGTTTCTATCACcttaaaatcttatttttattcAGCTACAACTTACAATGTCAGTACTTTTTGACGCTTGGAGACTAAGGTGTATTTATAAGTAGTTTCATACAATGCtgagcaagaaaagaaaacaaaggacACTTTCACTATAAAGACCACACTCAATAAAGCATCACAGAATGGTTGTAGAATATCAAGTACCTTCAATTCTTAGGGAAGTTCACCACCACTGCAAACTTGCAGAGCAAATTGTAGAAGCTGAAGAAGTGTCAAAGAGAAGTCATCTATGAACAACAAGAAATGCCTCCTTAATTCAGGCTCTTAAGAAGGACAGGAACTTCAACAAGGACAGGAACTCTGCAggttcatttttttccttgatAATCTATCCACAATGTCATAAACGCCAAATCAGGCTCTTAAATTTGATAATTGGCCAAGCAATTTAATGAAATGAATCAAAATGGAACAAATTAACACATTGGAAAATCAGTTTGCAACTATAAAAGGACCTAAGACTGACCCTGAATTTAAGTGCCCTATACTCAATTTCATGCTGTTTTAAAGCACACTCCCAACATAGTGTTAACATTATTACATAAGTTGTTGGAGTAAAATACACCAACTAATAATCTCCATAATCAATTCTTTACAGGAGTCCCCATGTCAGAAAATTTAATCTTACTTCAGCCGACCACAATAAAATCTAAACACAGAATGGAAACAATTAAACCAAGAACACAAAAAATTAGAATTCATACCACCTCTCCTTAAGTAGGTGCAGTAAAGATGGTTCACGTGCAAGCTTCAAAGAAAGGTTTAAGGTGTAGGAGAAACATTATCAACAATAAATCTCAACCTTTGCATTTATTTACAGGGTGGAGAAAACCCAAGACTACAGCAGACTTGCGTTGAGATGGTACttgccaaaagaaaaaagaaattcaaaagtCTAGAAATACAACACAACTACTGTGGCAAGAATAGATTAAGGGAATTAGTTCATAAGGCAGAATAAATGCTCCCGTGCTTCGTGCAATTAGATCATAAACACAGCATAACTACAAATGGCCAGAGAAACAATCATACTATATATGGTTTCGCCTCACATTCTCTATTTGGTAATCCTCAAATTACACATAACACTACTCTATTGAATTATAAATGCAGCATTATGCCACCATGAACATGGATAAAATGCAGGGAATAAGAAAATCATGGTAAGCAGTGCCCATACCTCAATCTTAATATCATTCGGCAGACCCAATCGAGAAATGACATCTGAACTGGCTTGCTTCCAGTCAAACTCCACTAGACCGCCAAACTTTTGATTGCTCTCTAATTTAGTATTCCATGAATTACAGTTGAAAAGTCGTCCAACCCAGAAATACAGAATCCCCGCCCCAGTTTTGCCAAAAGTAGGACATGAACTTGAAGTGATGACCACAAATGCAGATTGGGAATCAAAGTCATCAGAACCAAAAGTCACAACCTTCTCCAAACTGGGCCAACGGTACACTATTGGTTTAATAAAGCCAGAAGATGCCATACCATTCTCTAGAGTTCCATTTGAGATAGCTGACTCCTCTTTCCCAAGATGATGATTTACAATATGCAGGTCAGAATTTTTTCTGAAGGCAGCATCTGCATGGCATGAACCAACAGTACCTAAAGGCGATTGAAGCTTCAACTCATCATGCATGACATCCTGTTCCTCAGAATCTAAAGAATCCTGTGTCTCCAGGGACTTACTTAAAGAACAAGCATCATGCTTTGTTGTTACAGTGTCTTGTTCATTGGTAAGACTATTTGTAGGCATCTCTCTTCCTTGAGAATCATCAGTCAACATTTGCAGCTTAAGACTTTTCGACAAGCTGCCTCTGCGCTCAGCTATGGAAAGAGGAAATTTTTTGGATGGTGTCGACGCAGATCTTAAACAAGATTCGGAACTAAAATTAACATCAATGAACTTTGAACTTTTAGATATGGACTGAGGAGATATTTTGGACGACAGAAGTGTCATATTACAAAGATTAGAAAGCAGTGAAGATGTTAGACCAGGACCTGATGCAGCTGAAGGAGACATGTCCGGAGAATCTGACTGAATTGTCGAATTAATGCTTGCATCAGATGAGGAGTCTGGAGAGAGATAGGGaggtgaagaagatgatgatgacgacGAGGAGGACAATGATGACAGGGATGATGAAGATGCAGACGATGATGATGACGATGACAAAGATGGCATCAATGATAACAAGGAGCTTGCCGAAGAATGGGACTGCTGAGCTCTGCATTGCTCTTCAACAATGAACAAGGAATCAGGATAAACTATGGAAACACCTGAGACAAATTCCTTCATATTGCCAGAGATAAACTTACGCCTCAGTACACTCCAAGAACTTTCTCTTGCTGGAAGATGAGTTTCCTGTTCAGTTTCTGAAGACGCAAATGGTGGCACAAAACCACCCATGATTGCTTTCTGAAAAATTTCAAAGTCAACACTATAAGAATCAATTATTCTATTCCCAGGGCAAATCTTGATTGATGCGTCTACTACATCCACATTGCTACTTGATTTGTCCATCAATGGCAGAAGGCTCGAAAAAGCATCCCAGAAGAAAGAAGGTTCTTCACCTTCCTTAATCATTACTACAGGGCCCTGCACTTTCTCATACCTAACAATCTGGCAAACAGCACCTCTAGCATCTCTTTCCATTATCATTTCACATTTCTTACCAATCCAAACATACATCGCAGAAGGAATATGGACAATGAATGCGCCTCTAGAATCCAAAGCGGATGGAGAAGGATCATTTAACATCTTTGGAACAAGATGCAAGGGATCATAGGGTGAGTGCGGAGCAATTCTATACATCCTTACTAACGAACTTGGGCTCAAAGGAAAAGCATGGACTCTTTTTTGGCACTGTAATAACTGGCAAGCAAAACCCATATTTGGATCAGCAATACCTCTTGCAGCCTTCACATACTGAAACGCATCATCAAAACTTTGCCCCTCTCTCCACATAAGATAAGCAATTACCAATGATGTTGACCGT
This portion of the Coffea arabica cultivar ET-39 chromosome 2e, Coffea Arabica ET-39 HiFi, whole genome shotgun sequence genome encodes:
- the LOC113730551 gene encoding protein-tyrosine-phosphatase MKP1-like isoform X1, with translation MVGKEDAPSGGEGGGGCEGGLQRPYPVVGGRKLFWRSASWSSSRTTLPPLNPYSEKDGLDPPENANGNGQGRRVSGPLTPRSQNSFKNRSCLPPLQPLSIARRSLDDWPKAGSDDIGEWPLPSTPSGRDVNNGGERLKLDLSNIQRNSDRNGGLVKREKIAFFDKECSKVADHVYLGGDAVARDRDILKQHGITHILNCVGFVCPEYFKADFVYRTLWLQDSPTEDITSILYDVFDYFEDVREQGGRVFVHCCQGVSRSTSLVIAYLMWREGQSFDDAFQYVKAARGIADPNMGFACQLLQCQKRVHAFPLSPSSLVRMYRIAPHSPYDPLHLVPKMLNDPSPSALDSRGAFIVHIPSAMYVWIGKKCEMIMERDARGAVCQIVRYEKVQGPVVMIKEGEEPSFFWDAFSSLLPLMDKSSSNVDVVDASIKICPGNRIIDSYSVDFEIFQKAIMGGFVPPFASSETEQETHLPARESSWSVLRRKFISGNMKEFVSGVSIVYPDSLFIVEEQCRAQQSHSSASSLLSLMPSLSSSSSSSASSSSLSSLSSSSSSSSSSPPYLSPDSSSDASINSTIQSDSPDMSPSAASGPGLTSSLLSNLCNMTLLSSKISPQSISKSSKFIDVNFSSESCLRSASTPSKKFPLSIAERRGSLSKSLKLQMLTDDSQGREMPTNSLTNEQDTVTTKHDACSLSKSLETQDSLDSEEQDVMHDELKLQSPLGTVGSCHADAAFRKNSDLHIVNHHLGKEESAISNGTLENGMASSGFIKPIVYRWPSLEKVVTFGSDDFDSQSAFVVITSSSCPTFGKTGAGILYFWVGRLFNCNSWNTKLESNQKFGGLVEFDWKQASSDVISRLGLPNDIKIEIIKEKNEPAEFLSLLKFLSFLRA
- the LOC113730550 gene encoding uncharacterized protein, producing the protein MGSSKISLKLLIDTNNNKLLFAEAGKNFVDFLLHILSLPLGTATRLLREQETIGSLENLYHSIENLDEAYIQPNQNKDILLRPKPPAGALVTLWALEDSPKPETAQGKAFYRCGNSSYSCTRHVTDDPRAVCPNCGSTMDSGVNYVVPPQTSDSKEGGFVKGATTYMITDDLEVKPMSAISSIALLNELNVKNLSALKEKEVDLSMNEALKLLKESLESKTVLTSVFLDVKSEIP
- the LOC113730549 gene encoding histidine biosynthesis bifunctional protein hisIE, chloroplastic isoform X2, encoding MSNPKSFLQFSTLNFDLLLDSIKWDDKGLAVAIAQNVDTGAVLMQGFANKDALLTTISSRKATFYSRSRSTLWTKGETSLNFINVSEIFLDCDRDSIMYLGKPDGPTCHTGSETCYFTSIDDMISSQAEENKLALTTLYALESTINQRKEDRGSANGKPSWTKRLLLDDNLLCSKIREEADELCRTLEENEEKTRTASEMADVLYHAMVLLAKRGVKVEDVLQILRVRFSQSGIEEKKNRKA
- the LOC113730549 gene encoding histidine biosynthesis bifunctional protein hisIE, chloroplastic isoform X1 — encoded protein: MAFSYSCFSSFQTQKISFRCNPGFGGYCYGGRLKSRSCYPVLACMKKLDQASLSGPKFDLLLDSIKWDDKGLAVAIAQNVDTGAVLMQGFANKDALLTTISSRKATFYSRSRSTLWTKGETSLNFINVSEIFLDCDRDSIMYLGKPDGPTCHTGSETCYFTSIDDMISSQAEENKLALTTLYALESTINQRKEDRGSANGKPSWTKRLLLDDNLLCSKIREEADELCRTLEENEEKTRTASEMADVLYHAMVLLAKRGVKVEDVLQILRVRFSQSGIEEKKNRKA
- the LOC113730549 gene encoding histidine biosynthesis bifunctional protein hisIE, chloroplastic isoform X3, whose protein sequence is MKKLDQASLSGPKFDLLLDSIKWDDKGLAVAIAQNVDTGAVLMQGFANKDALLTTISSRKATFYSRSRSTLWTKGETSLNFINVSEIFLDCDRDSIMYLGKPDGPTCHTGSETCYFTSIDDMISSQAEENKLALTTLYALESTINQRKEDRGSANGKPSWTKRLLLDDNLLCSKIREEADELCRTLEENEEKTRTASEMADVLYHAMVLLAKRGVKVEDVLQILRVRFSQSGIEEKKNRKA
- the LOC113730549 gene encoding histidine biosynthesis bifunctional protein hisIE, chloroplastic isoform X4, with amino-acid sequence MQGFANKDALLTTISSRKATFYSRSRSTLWTKGETSLNFINVSEIFLDCDRDSIMYLGKPDGPTCHTGSETCYFTSIDDMISSQAEENKLALTTLYALESTINQRKEDRGSANGKPSWTKRLLLDDNLLCSKIREEADELCRTLEENEEKTRTASEMADVLYHAMVLLAKRGVKVEDVLQILRVRFSQSGIEEKKNRKA
- the LOC113730551 gene encoding protein-tyrosine-phosphatase MKP1-like isoform X2, which translates into the protein MVGKEDAPSGGEGGGGCEGGLQRPYPVVGGRKLFWRSASWSSSRTTLPPLNPYSEKDGLDPPENANGNGQGRRVSGPLTPRSQNSFKNRSCLPPLQPLSIARRSLDDWPKAGSDDIGEWPLPSTPSGRDVNNGGERLKLDLSNIQRNSDRNGGLVKREKIAFFDKECSKVADHVYLGGDAVARDRDILKQHGITHILNCVGFVCPEYFKADFVYRTLWLQDSPTEDITSILYDVFDYFEDVREQGGRVFVHCCQGVSRSTSLVIAYLMWREGQSFDDAFQYVKAARGIADPNMGFACQLLQCQKRVHAFPLSPSSLVRMYRIAPHSPYDPLHLVPKMLNDPSPSALDSRGAFIVHIPSAMYVWIGKKCEMIMERDARGAVCQIVRYEKVQGPVVMIKEGEEPSFFWDAFSSLLPLMDKSSSNVDVVDASIKICPGNRIIDSYSVDFEIFQKAIMGGFVPPFASSETEQETHLPARESSWSVLRRKFISGNMKEFVSGVSIVYPDSLFIVEEQCRAQQSHSSASSLLSLMPSLSSSSSSSASSSSLSSLSSSSSSSSSSPPYLSPDSSSDASINSTIQSDSPDMSPSAASAERRGSLSKSLKLQMLTDDSQGREMPTNSLTNEQDTVTTKHDACSLSKSLETQDSLDSEEQDVMHDELKLQSPLGTVGSCHADAAFRKNSDLHIVNHHLGKEESAISNGTLENGMASSGFIKPIVYRWPSLEKVVTFGSDDFDSQSAFVVITSSSCPTFGKTGAGILYFWVGRLFNCNSWNTKLESNQKFGGLVEFDWKQASSDVISRLGLPNDIKIEIIKEKNEPAEFLSLLKFLSFLRA